A stretch of Geobacter sp. DNA encodes these proteins:
- a CDS encoding M48 family metalloprotease has protein sequence MSLVNGYFYDGKSSARTLVSVVRSGDELILRGEGLERHYLLAGVKVSAPVGDTRRSLRFADGALCEIINDSAIDLALGDETGGLFQRLLNRWERSMTLALLALVLTVGVIAAFIKYGIPAIAKQVAFAIPPATEKSLGKESLAFLDKLVMQPSQLPESRKKELTALFSRMRQDLPGGQEYLLDFRKSDRIGANAFALPGGTIVITDGLVKLAKNDEEIVAVLAHEAGHVRNRHILRHVLQSSGTGLLIAAVTGDVTSITSLSAALPTSLIDARYSREFEYEADDAAVDYLVRRRIPRQRYADMLARLQAEYDRKRGEKGGEEEQSSLGDLFASHPVTSERISRIMGHGR, from the coding sequence ATGAGCCTGGTCAACGGCTATTTCTACGACGGCAAGAGTTCGGCACGCACGCTGGTGTCGGTGGTCCGCTCCGGGGATGAGCTGATCCTGCGCGGCGAAGGCCTGGAGCGGCACTATCTCCTTGCCGGGGTCAAGGTCTCGGCGCCGGTGGGCGATACCCGCCGTTCGCTCCGATTCGCCGATGGCGCCCTGTGCGAGATCATCAACGATTCCGCCATCGACCTCGCCCTGGGGGACGAGACCGGTGGGCTGTTCCAGCGGCTGCTCAACCGCTGGGAACGGAGCATGACCCTGGCGCTGCTCGCCCTGGTGCTCACCGTGGGGGTGATTGCCGCCTTCATCAAATACGGTATCCCGGCGATCGCGAAACAGGTGGCATTCGCCATCCCCCCGGCCACGGAGAAGAGCCTGGGGAAAGAGTCCCTGGCATTTCTCGACAAGCTGGTGATGCAGCCGTCGCAGCTCCCCGAATCGCGCAAGAAGGAGCTGACCGCGCTGTTCAGCCGGATGCGGCAGGACCTCCCCGGCGGACAGGAGTACCTCCTCGATTTCCGCAAGAGCGACAGGATTGGCGCCAATGCCTTTGCCCTTCCCGGCGGCACTATCGTCATCACCGACGGCCTGGTTAAGCTGGCGAAGAACGACGAGGAGATCGTGGCAGTGCTCGCCCACGAGGCGGGCCATGTCCGCAACCGCCATATTCTGCGCCACGTGCTGCAAAGCTCCGGCACGGGCCTGTTGATCGCCGCCGTGACCGGTGACGTTACCTCCATTACCTCCCTCTCCGCCGCGCTCCCGACCAGCCTGATCGATGCCCGGTATTCGCGCGAATTCGAATACGAGGCCGACGATGCCGCGGTCGACTACCTGGTGCGCCGGCGGATCCCGCGGCAGCGTTATGCCGACATGCTGGCCCGGCTCCAGGCCGAATACGACCGGAAACGGGGAGAGAAGGGTGGGGAGGAGGAACAGTCGAGCCTGGGCGACCTGTTTGCCAGCCACCCGGTCACCTCAGAACGGATCAGCCGGATCATGGGCCATGGTCGCTAG
- a CDS encoding tRNA glutamyl-Q(34) synthetase GluQRS has protein sequence MTHSPENRPVVGRFAPSPTGPLHIGSLVAAVGSYVMAKRAGGLWLVRMEDLDRPRVVPGMADDILRTLETLGFAWDGPVLRQSSRDEAYEAVLSRLLAEGHAYPCGCSRAEIARTASAPHDGDVEPVYPGTCRGGLSPGKTARSFRVRVGEEETVFHDLFLGEQRFDLATACGDFVVKRADGLFAYQLAVVVDDAAQGVTQVVRGADLLSSTPRQILLQRLLGCDSPVYGHLPLVTGPGSAKLSKRDNAVSLTGGGDQQPSASALLCAALRFLGQRLPLDLETAPPAEVLAWGVTRFDPSLVPCSSAPLSIS, from the coding sequence ATGACCCATTCCCCCGAAAACAGGCCGGTCGTCGGCCGGTTCGCGCCGTCTCCCACCGGTCCGCTCCACATCGGCTCCCTGGTTGCGGCCGTGGGGAGCTATGTCATGGCGAAGCGGGCAGGGGGGCTCTGGCTCGTCCGGATGGAAGACCTGGACCGGCCCAGGGTGGTTCCGGGCATGGCCGACGACATCCTGCGGACCCTGGAGACGCTCGGCTTTGCCTGGGACGGTCCGGTGCTCCGGCAGAGCAGCCGGGACGAGGCGTACGAGGCTGTTCTCTCGCGGCTCCTGGCAGAGGGGCATGCCTATCCTTGCGGCTGCTCGCGGGCTGAGATCGCCCGTACCGCTTCCGCCCCCCATGACGGCGACGTTGAACCGGTCTATCCCGGCACCTGCCGGGGCGGGCTCTCTCCCGGCAAGACGGCCCGCTCCTTCCGGGTGCGGGTGGGGGAAGAGGAGACCGTTTTCCACGACCTGTTCCTGGGGGAGCAGCGTTTCGACCTGGCTACGGCCTGCGGCGATTTCGTGGTGAAGCGGGCCGACGGCCTGTTCGCCTACCAGCTCGCCGTGGTGGTGGACGACGCGGCCCAGGGGGTGACCCAGGTGGTGCGGGGCGCCGATCTCCTCTCCTCTACGCCACGCCAGATCCTGCTGCAGCGGCTACTCGGCTGCGATTCTCCCGTCTACGGCCATCTGCCGCTGGTGACCGGGCCGGGCAGCGCCAAACTCTCCAAGCGCGACAATGCCGTCTCCCTTACGGGAGGCGGCGACCAGCAACCTTCCGCTTCCGCTCTCCTCTGTGCGGCCCTCCGTTTCCTCGGCCAGCGGCTGCCTCTGGACCTTGAAACCGCTCCCCCTGCCGAAGTGCTGGCTTGGGGTGTTACCCGGTTCGATCCTTCCTTGGTCCCCTGCAGTTCAGCACCGCTCTCCATCTCCTGA
- a CDS encoding DUF1255 family protein → MSEFTNVTIVREANVYFAGGVTSRTLLFPDGTKKTLGIMQPGEYEFSTGAAEIMEILSGELDLKMPGSTGWDRIGGGESFQVPANSSFTMRVLSLTDYCCSFLP, encoded by the coding sequence ATGTCAGAATTTACCAATGTCACCATCGTCCGCGAGGCAAATGTCTATTTTGCCGGCGGCGTCACCAGCCGCACCCTCCTTTTTCCCGACGGCACCAAGAAGACCCTGGGGATCATGCAGCCGGGCGAATACGAGTTCTCGACCGGCGCAGCCGAGATCATGGAGATCCTTTCCGGCGAGCTGGACCTGAAGATGCCGGGGAGCACCGGCTGGGACCGGATCGGCGGTGGCGAATCCTTTCAGGTGCCGGCCAACTCCTCCTTCACCATGCGGGTCCTATCGCTTACCGATTACTGCTGCTCATTCCTGCCGTAA
- a CDS encoding DUF898 family protein gives MLRVTITCPHCGYSRAMNESAIPDGVVRATCPSCRNSFELAAAITEVGTASAAEPPPPPQPPSPAAPEGMPPPAAPRSRTQRLLHFSFNGDAREYFGIWIVNTLLKMLSFGIYSAWAKVRKKRYFYGNTLLNSASFEYLADPMALFKGWLIGAGFFILYTIGTNVSPVLSGICGLTFFIAMPWLIVRSHMFNQRNSAHRNIRFNFRPDYREAYLVFAGLPILVPFTLGFILPYMVYRQKRFVIENSSYGKTGCTFDATPKEFYLVFLKAIGWFLLLATAFAVGAFCLSATVREFSPLFLGNMESDNETIKKGVAALVIIFFLAINAIYLYFAIYVQTALANLTWNRTRIKGSRFVSTLRVRNMAWLYLSSAVAIIFSLGLLIPWASIRLARYRFDNLALNLSDDLETFTATAADPVGSAGEEIGDMFGIDIAL, from the coding sequence ATGCTTCGCGTGACAATCACCTGCCCGCATTGCGGCTACAGCAGGGCCATGAACGAGTCGGCCATCCCCGATGGAGTCGTCAGGGCTACCTGCCCTTCGTGCCGTAACTCCTTCGAGCTGGCAGCCGCCATCACGGAGGTCGGCACGGCCTCTGCTGCAGAGCCGCCCCCCCCGCCTCAACCCCCATCACCTGCCGCCCCCGAAGGGATGCCCCCCCCGGCAGCTCCCCGGTCACGCACCCAGCGCCTGCTCCATTTTTCCTTTAACGGCGATGCCCGCGAGTATTTCGGCATCTGGATCGTCAACACCCTGCTTAAGATGCTTTCCTTCGGCATCTATTCCGCCTGGGCCAAGGTGCGCAAGAAGCGCTATTTCTACGGCAACACCCTGCTCAACAGCGCCTCCTTCGAGTATCTCGCCGATCCCATGGCCCTGTTCAAGGGGTGGCTGATCGGTGCCGGGTTCTTCATCCTCTACACCATTGGAACCAACGTGAGCCCCGTTCTGTCGGGGATCTGCGGTCTTACCTTCTTCATCGCCATGCCCTGGCTGATCGTCCGCTCCCACATGTTCAACCAGCGCAACTCCGCGCACCGCAACATCCGCTTCAATTTCCGTCCCGACTACCGCGAGGCCTATCTGGTGTTTGCCGGCCTGCCGATCCTGGTCCCTTTCACCCTCGGGTTCATCCTCCCCTACATGGTCTACCGCCAGAAGCGGTTCGTCATCGAGAACAGCTCCTACGGCAAGACCGGCTGCACCTTCGACGCCACGCCCAAGGAGTTTTACCTGGTCTTTCTCAAGGCGATCGGCTGGTTCCTGCTGTTGGCAACGGCGTTCGCCGTCGGTGCCTTCTGCCTCTCCGCCACGGTGCGGGAATTTTCGCCGCTCTTCCTCGGCAACATGGAGAGCGACAACGAGACCATCAAGAAAGGGGTCGCTGCCCTGGTGATCATCTTTTTCCTCGCCATCAACGCCATCTATCTCTATTTTGCCATCTACGTCCAGACCGCGCTGGCAAACCTCACCTGGAACAGGACACGGATCAAGGGGAGCCGCTTCGTCAGCACCCTGCGGGTCCGGAACATGGCATGGCTCTATCTTTCCAGTGCCGTGGCCATCATCTTCTCCCTGGGGCTCCTGATTCCCTGGGCCTCCATCCGGCTTGCCCGGTACCGCTTCGACAACCTGGCACTCAATCTCAGCGACGACCTGGAGACCTTCACCGCCACCGCTGCCGACCCGGTCGGCTCTGCCGGCGAGGAGATCGGCGATATGTTCGGAATCGACATCGCCCTATGA